The following nucleotide sequence is from Leopardus geoffroyi isolate Oge1 chromosome D4, O.geoffroyi_Oge1_pat1.0, whole genome shotgun sequence.
AAGATTTTGCAGTTTTCAATGCCAATTTATTAAGTTACATCTATTAAATACATTAACACATACAACACATCATTCACAGTGATTAGAATTTGCACAGTAGTGCCCGGAGACACAAGATGCTTACCAGTTAAGTACGTGTCCAACAACATACAATATGCACTTTACCTTGGGATTGTGACGttttaacataaaacataaagtcAGTGAAAGTGCATGGGGTTTATCAGTAAAACCACATAAATACCTACATCTGTTCAATCTGTATACCCGTGGAACAAAAGTGGGGGAAGTTACATGTTTCAATGACTTTGGGAATAAAGTCATTTGATTAAGTTCAGGTGCTTTATTGGCCCCACATCatgtttctccttcctcctgaAGGCTTGCGACAGGTGAGTGGGACTTGCCTGTCATGTTCTCTCTTGCCTTGCTCTCCAGTATTTAGATGAGTACTGTCAAGTGACGActgctcaaaacaaaacaaagcaaagcaaagcaaaacaaaacaaaacaaacaaaacaaaacacaacacaactgATTCATGGATGAAATGAAAAGGCTGTGGGCTGGGTGTCAGGAGCTATGACTTCTAGCTCAGCACTGCTACCAGTTACCGTCTGACATTGGGCCATTTATGTCACCTTCCTGAGCCTGgatttcttcattattaaaatgATGTAACTTGGAGTAGATAAACTGTGCAGATTCCCTTGGGTCTACAATGCCATGGTATTCTCTATTGGTCAAGATCAAACAGTCACTTGGTGTTGGGCACTCTCTGAACAAGTGGGAAATTGCAGCCAGTTGTAGGCTGGGAGCCGCTGAACTCTTGACATGGCTTGCCAGGTTCTTAAGGATCCAATAGAACACACAGAAGTCAGTTTAAAAATGGCCACgttcaaaaaaaatacaaatggccacATAATCATAGATTCGGAAAAGACCTGAGACATCCTTTGGTTCCATCCTTCGgttccatccttcctcccacctcaaTGATGGAAAGGCTTCTACAAAACCCTTGAGATAAGCCCCTTGCTTGAATGTATCCAGGGCCTGAGAAATCACTCTTTGGGGCCATTCTGTTTTTATGGTAGAAAGTTTCTTTGGGTATCCAGCCAGAAATGATGACCCTGTGAACTGCAACTTCTTAGCCCTAGCTTTTTCCTCTAAGGAGACATGGAAGAAGCCCCCCACCTCACCCATGGTTATTTGGTAACACTTCTCCTGTCTTCCAACAGTTTCTCTTCCAGTTATTAAAACACTATCTGCTAAGAGCAGAGGGTAACTGGATGAGCCCAGGATTATGATTCAGGAAGACAGTACCTAGCTCTAGATCTGCCATGAACTCATTGTGTGACCCTGAACAAGTAACTTCTGTCTGGGGTGGTatgatattttcttcttaaaatggggcgatggaaggggtggggggcaaatTCATCTCAGAGCTTGGGTAGCTCTAAATACGGTTCTCAGCGTGGGGCACGACAGAGATGTGACTGCTCTGATCCACACTCTCTTTCACCATTAGAGCAAAAGGATTCAGGGGTTAACAGTCAGTCCACTGAATCCTCCCCAGGATCAGCTGCCAAAATGATGCAATAGCTGTTAATATCCAGGATAGTGGCACacgcttaaaaaaataaattctgctaAACATGGCAAAACAATTTCAGGACTCTAAGCCCTAGGAGAACAAGGCATCTTGAGGCAAGAAACTACTGCATGTGTTTTGCAAGGTGCAGAGTATAACAAACAATCCTGTCCTGAAGAATTAATCCCCAGTGTCGCAATCATGGGAACATGATTGGGAAAGGACTGGGGAAAATACCCTGCAAGAGAATATTGGCAAAGGACACGCCTCGTGCACACTGAGCTAGTTAATCTTTTATAATCCAGAGGGGTTACTGACGAGCATGGAGGTGGAACTTCCTCTGGGGTTGACGTAGCTTAAATTGAAATGGAGCCAAGGGCCCTGGTATGCCCTGTTATTGAACTGAACCAGACACTTTTCAGGATGTGAAAGTCTTACTGTACCTTAGCCAAAACATTTAGGAATTTTAGTAGCTTAAGCAATGCCGTTCTGCTAAATAGATCTAAACCATGCTAGGGTCAAAATGCTAGGGATCCCGTGCATTCTGAACATAGATCCTATATTTTCTGAAGCATATAGGCTTTTCAAAGCACCTCTGCCTCATCCATAAGTTCTAATATTTTCAAAGGTGTTGATGGCCAAACTCAAGCCTGGCAGATGATAACCTCTCTCCATTTGTGGCCTAAATGATGGATTCTACCAGAGGAAATGGTATCTTCATTGTGTCCCCTTTTATTAACAGAAAACTCTCTTTGAgaagctattaaaaaacaaacacttagTGTAAACGCAAATCATTTTGTTAATGATCATCCTTCATCAGATGGCACCCATTTTCCTAATGAGAAAATATCCACGTGCCTAAAGTTAGCTAATTAATTAGCTAATACTGCCAATATAAATGAAAGACAATGGAGGTGCTGAGCAGTTAGAATGAACACGTCTGGgactaaaataatttctctttgtgtCCCCAGGGcgagtaggcactcagtaaatgtggaATTGATTTGAATTCAGCCTTTTGAGACACATTGAACCAGCAAAGCATTTTCCTCCTAAATTAACTATTTTCTAAAGCACGTAAGCatgttctttcttcccttgcaAATCTCTGAATGCATCGCATTTACCCTTTTCAGGAGACCATCACATGTTCTTATGCATTCTCTCGCCTCATTCTCATGCCTAGAAATGGTCGGTTGGGCCTTTCTGAACGGTACGAAATACAGGGATTTAACAAATTCAGCAGTGAAAACATCAGCATGGTACACTCTTCGACAAACAAGCTTATGACAGGCGCAAAAATAGATACGTGGCAGGGATTTTGACCCAAAGTGGTCAAGTCTTTTTGAATAGTAGGAAACTTCTATTTCTTGGATGAACTTCCACATCCACCAGATCCCCTAAGGCACTGTGGGCAGGTCTGAAGAGCCTGGGTAACAAGGGTTCTTTTTAGTGAAGAAGAAGGTGAGCTGGCCATTCTGGCCTTTTCCATGCAAATCCTCTCCTGCACCCCACATTGCTTGGGCACTCATGCAAATGTAGACagggcattttattttctccatgggGTGTGAGTTCTGATCCTGGAGCCAGACTAGAGTTATTGATATCATTATCCCAATCTGCCAGCTAACATTGTTCTGGGAGTAGGTTGAAGGAGCTTTGTCTTATCAAGCTGGTTTTGTAGTTACTGAGAaacctttcctttctgctttaaGTAAAGGGTAATTCCTCCATCTGAGATGCCCTTTCCCTGAGGCCATCTGTTGTCCCCGCCCACTCTCTTTTAAGACTGGTTCAGGCTTCACTTCCTTTATGAAGTCTCTTTTGAATCAGGTGGAGATGACCACACCCTTCCCTCCGCTGCcttaggttctgtgctggcagttgtGGGAAACTGAAGCCTTTAGAGCCTCAGTCTCCCAACtgagaaaccagaaatcaatgtttatttaattataactGGACCAATATTGATCAAGTACTGTTACACCAATCATCCTGCTTAGAAACCCCATCACACAGCTTGGTGCCTCTGTAGTTTCCTGGCAACAAGGGCAAGAGTGATTTTGGTGCCAAGTTTGCTTTTATACCCATTCATGAGGTCTCTTACAATAGGCAGCATTTATTCCAGGAGCCAAGGTGCTGGATGTGGCTCCCCGTGTCATACTCAGACTTCACAGAATGATCGTGGTTCGTGATCATGGGAGACAAACTGGTAGATGCCTGCTTAACAGACAAGTTGATTGAGGCTAAGAAAGCAGAAAGGTCTCTCCTACTCTTGGCATATTAGTGCAGGAAAATCCTACAGATTTGAGGGTAGGAGCTCACTGTGGTGCAGGAGGGACTTTCTTAATGtccaccctcctcctccagcctgggCTGGGCTGATTAGCTAATCCCATATTTAAATTCCTTGActattcaaagagaaaaacaccatATAACACTCCACCTATCAAATTGTGAATCAAACCTCAAAGCAGATCTAAGTGAACTTGTCTAGATTTGGTGATCGGGATTTTGAGACCCAGAGAATAAGTCTACTGTCTCTTGGTGTCCATCACACTTGTTGCACAGTTGGTCTAGTTGGTGAGAAATCTGTCTTCAAGTTTCCCAAGTGATCTAATCAGCTGGATATCTTACATAGTCAGGAGAGCTCCAGAAACTTTATGTACCAGTGTCAGGCCTTGGAATTACTCCTTGGAGTACGTTGAGTGGTATTTGACCAAGAGCTGTGTACTGGTATCATTCAAGTTTTGAGTAGAGTCTGTCTTGTTCTTCATAGTATCTTCTGGGTCAAGGGAGTGCCCAGAACATGAAAGGTGCTCAAGAAAACTGTGCTAAATAAATGCTATTGTTGTGTATTTGATATGCATGTGGAACTCATATTTGCTTGTTTGATGCCCATGTACATAATAAAAGGAGAGGTTGCTTTTCTCATTTGCCATAGATGGCACGAAAAcagttgtgtggttttttttttgtttgttttttttgagaacGTTCATGAGAAATACcaacctttttcattttttttttaagataaggcATTAAAGTATATTTTTGGGGAAACCGTTGAAGGATTTTGCTTCTAGGATTTATGTTTTCTAGGGCTTTGGATTTTGTTCATGGTTCCTGAACTGAATTGAAGCAAATATTTCATAATCATATTGCACAATCATCGGACCCACTGGGGACAAATGTGTAGTATGAAGGAGTGGAAATGTTCTGAGTAGATCTCCATTCATTTGGTGATCGGTGTTCCAATGTTTAGAAACTCACCACTTTTCCAAGCAACCGAGATCACGTGTCTGTTCTATTCTGCCTTTTCTGGTTAAGATTTTCATCAGTTAGGCATATAAAGTATGAAATTTCGGGCTTCAGATTTCATAGCTAAACCACTGTTTCTGTGGAATGCTCCAAAAAACCCCTTGTTATAATTACATATAAGGGAGGAAAATTAGGAACTAGGAGGCAGAGGACCTTCACCCAAGGATGTCCGCCTTGCCCCTATAGTAAGAAGGCTCCAAAGaaagttttatcttcttttgtgtAATCCACCAAAGAGATGTCACTGACGTTCACCATCAGCTTGTCCCCTTCCTGTAGGGAGAACATGGCCCCTAGGTAGATGGGCTGGAACCAGTTGCTGCCTACTTCACACACTGATTTGGTCCCCATTAGGAGCTGGGTCGGCTCTGGGTAGCTGTCTGTTACCTTGGTGATTACTACGATGATGGAGTCTGGCTTGTTCAGTCGGCTCCCTTGACGGATTTCACCACACTCAGATGTGGTCCCTCGGAATGTGACCTGGGAGTAAACAAAGTAGTCTCCAGACTCTGGGATCACCAGGAATTTATTTGTATAGTTCATCCGGTTCTTGATGAAGGCCAAGCCAAGTTCATGTTCCCAATGCAGAGCCGGGAACTGATTTTTCAAGGGCTGTGTGGGAGTTTGTCTCACAACTGCAGAGACAAAAGAGGTTTAATTTGCTTGTGTCAGAACTTGTGGACTTTGCCAAAAAGAGCCTCCTATTATTTACAGAGTGTAGTGATTGAATAAAACCAATGACTAACAAGCTCCTTGAGGAGGAACGAGTGGTGGAGATGTAAGTGGACATACTTTTGTTCAGAGAGGAGCATCTTAGGGACACGTTACTTTGCCTCTCTGCACCCAACTTTTCTTTCCTGATAATGTAGAATTTTACCTGAGCCCTGCGATCCTGGAAAACAGTGAAGGTTAAGAAATCTCACTCTTTTGTGTTTTGGAAAACAGCCTCCTTGCAAAGAACCACTTCTCCAAATGGCTTAGATAAAACTGGTGGGTTGTCCCCTTTACGTATCTCTGATAAGACCAGACTCCAGATCCTCCAaatcctcactctctgcctcacAAATGATTAGCTGAACTGTTTTGTCCCCACTGATCCATTGGAATATACTGCTTGTTAACCAAACTTTGGTTaagcttccctccttcctccaggccCCTGAGCTTTGGCCCTACACTCAGCCTGGGCCAGTATACAGTCTCTCCTGAGAATAGGCTGCCCTCGGGGTAAAACATGACACATGCCAACCTTCATCCCACTTCCTTACACCTGGTTGGTTCTACCTTTGTTTACTCCTTT
It contains:
- the TNFSF15 gene encoding tumor necrosis factor ligand superfamily member 15, coding for MAENLGLGFRETASVEMLPEEGSCTPKARARLAAKSRARWALTCCLLSLPILAGLTTYLLVGQLRARGDACVFQTPKGREFGPSHQRAYTSPGAGGDKPRAHLTVVRQTPTQPLKNQFPALHWEHELGLAFIKNRMNYTNKFLVIPESGDYFVYSQVTFRGTTSECGEIRQGSRLNKPDSIIVVITKVTDSYPEPTQLLMGTKSVCEVGSNWFQPIYLGAMFSLQEGDKLMVNVSDISLVDYTKEDKTFFGAFLL